From one Synechocystis sp. PCC 6803 substr. PCC-P genomic stretch:
- the hik34 gene encoding two-component system sensor histidine kinase Hik34, producing the protein MNEVCLKLSDLFVSSGWGGYDRGRAPQWAHPRAQQQWFGAIAALEPFLRQTLPNVGGELPGICLTGPAPVLKDAVLVRNFYQGIATPWEEFSPWPCLAGEESEWSAVPPMREIPLFPQDPLAEEQFCWLMTPQFGLLLLLGKNEQGLAQFYWTFDPEILQQAWLSLQARLKYGLSPDLSLLQKTIAAFNFPQPDFRLVTYFGQLMLDYQPNPYNLPPCQEQESAEPSPDVELLQALTHEVRTPLTSIRTLTKLLLRRKDLSPEVLKRIESIDRECSDQISRMDLIFRATELESTPLPELVVPLTVTSLEAVFQAGIPRWQKQAQRYNVNLQAQIPHSLPQVWSNPSLLDQVLGGMIEKFVRNFNGGGEINLQITTAGDQLKVQFHTQSVHQANPVRALGELLMFQPQTGCLSLNWDVTKNLFQLLGGKLIVRRRSPSEEILTIYLKCEQRTVPVANYDRQFTMV; encoded by the coding sequence GTGAATGAAGTTTGCCTAAAGTTGAGTGATTTGTTTGTGTCTTCCGGTTGGGGAGGATATGACCGAGGGCGGGCTCCCCAGTGGGCCCATCCCAGAGCACAGCAACAATGGTTTGGGGCGATCGCCGCTTTGGAACCATTTTTAAGACAAACTTTGCCCAATGTTGGGGGAGAATTACCGGGAATTTGTTTGACGGGCCCTGCCCCAGTGCTGAAAGATGCGGTGCTGGTGCGAAATTTTTACCAAGGCATTGCCACCCCCTGGGAAGAGTTTTCCCCCTGGCCCTGTTTAGCTGGCGAGGAATCCGAATGGAGTGCTGTCCCCCCCATGCGGGAAATTCCCCTGTTTCCCCAGGACCCCTTGGCGGAAGAGCAATTTTGCTGGCTGATGACCCCCCAATTTGGTCTGCTATTGCTGTTGGGCAAAAATGAGCAGGGTTTGGCCCAGTTCTACTGGACTTTTGACCCAGAAATTTTGCAGCAAGCTTGGTTAAGCCTCCAGGCCCGCCTCAAATATGGCCTAAGTCCTGATCTGTCCCTCTTGCAAAAAACCATAGCGGCTTTTAATTTTCCCCAGCCCGATTTCCGTTTGGTGACTTACTTTGGGCAATTGATGTTGGACTACCAGCCCAATCCCTATAATCTTCCCCCATGCCAAGAACAGGAATCGGCGGAACCATCCCCGGATGTGGAACTGCTCCAAGCCTTAACCCATGAGGTGCGGACTCCCCTGACTAGCATTCGCACCCTAACCAAGTTGTTATTGCGTCGCAAAGACCTTTCCCCGGAAGTGCTCAAACGAATTGAATCCATTGACCGGGAGTGTAGCGATCAAATCAGCCGCATGGACCTGATTTTCCGAGCCACGGAATTGGAATCAACCCCCCTGCCGGAATTGGTGGTGCCCCTGACGGTGACATCCTTAGAAGCGGTGTTCCAAGCTGGCATTCCCCGCTGGCAAAAACAGGCCCAGCGCTATAACGTCAATTTACAAGCTCAGATTCCCCATTCTTTGCCCCAGGTGTGGAGTAACCCCAGTTTGTTAGACCAGGTGCTGGGGGGCATGATTGAAAAATTTGTGCGGAATTTCAACGGCGGCGGAGAGATCAATTTACAGATCACCACTGCCGGTGACCAGTTAAAAGTGCAGTTCCATACCCAGTCAGTACACCAAGCCAATCCCGTCAGGGCTCTGGGGGAATTGTTGATGTTCCAGCCCCAAACCGGTTGCCTGAGTTTAAATTGGGATGTGACCAAAAATCTCTTCCAACTCCTGGGAGGTAAGTTAATCGTCAGACGGCGATCGCCATCGGAGGAGATACTAACCATTTACCTTAAATGTGAACAAAGGACTGTGCCTGTGGCCAACTACGATAGGCAGTTCACCATGGTCTAG